AATTTATAGATTATCAACACTCATGCTAACACTCAAAGGTATTCAAGTCAATATATATAGTTAGATAAGGTTTTAATATTTTTTATTTATTATATTGACATAATAATAATAGGATGTTATATTAGATGTGCATTAAAGAAGACATTTGAATAATTTCGTAATTTCTTAACTACATAAAAAAAGTTATTTTTCATTTATGAAAAATAACATATATAATAGCTGTCCTGTCTGAGCACTTGTGTTATTTTCTATTTTAAGATTCACTGCATAGTCTTTTAGATTAACATCAAGTGCTCAGTGCTTTCTTTAAATTATATCCTATATTACCACTTTGAGGGTGGTTTTTCTCCGGTACTAATATAATATACCCATTCTGCTATGTTAGTAGCATGATCCCCTATTCTTTCTAAATAAAGTGACACGAGCTGAAGCTGAGTTGCTTGTTCTATAATTGTAGGATTACTCATCATTAAAAGCAATAACTCTCTAAAAATTTGTTTATTTAAATCATCTATAAAATCATCTTTTTTGCCAATTTTTTTGGCTAAATCTACATCTTCCTCAATTAAAGCAGTTAGTGAATCATGTAACATTTCTATAGCCATACCAGCCATACGCGGAATGTCAATAAGTGGCTTTACTAATTTTTGCCCTTTTAAATTAATAGTTACCCTACTAATATCTACAGCATGATCAGCTATTCTCTCTAAGTCGGTAATGACTTTTAGTGTGGCTCCAATTAACCTTAAATCTTTTGCTAATGGTTGTTGGGTTGCCAGTAGTGTTAAACATTCTTGCTCTAACTGTGTTTCTAAATTATCTATATTATCATCATTGGCTATTATTTTTTGGGCTAAATCTATATCTAAACTAGCTAAAGCATTAACAGATTGCTGAATAGTTTCCTCTACTAATGTTCCCATTTTTAAAAGCCTTAGAAATAACTGCTTAAGTTTTTCGTGAAAAACATCTCTTGTCATTTTATAACCACCTTTCTAACCAAATCTACCTGTAATATAGTCTTCAGTTCGTTGATCTTGGGGTGAAGTAAATATTTTACTGGTATTGTTCATTTCAACCATATAACCATTAAGGAAAAATGCAGTTTTAGAAGATACTCTAGCAGCCTGCTGCATATTATGGGTAACTATAATAACAGTGTAATTCTTTGCTAATTTTTGAATTAAATCTTCTAATTTTGCTGTTGCAATTGGGTCTAGTGCAGAAGTTGGTTCATCCATTAATAGTATTTGAGGTTCAACAGCTAAACTACGGGCTATCACTAACCTTTGTTGCTGGCCACCAGATAATCCAATTGCGTTTTTATATAATCTATCTTTAACTTCATCCCATAAATGGGCTTGCTGTAGGCTTAATTGAACAAATTCATTCAACTTGCTTTTACTTTTTATACCATGCACTCTAGGTCCATAAGCTACATTATCATAAATACTCATAGGAAATGGATTTGGTTTTTGAAATACCATGCCAATTTGTTTACGCAGCTTAGTTACATCTAAAGAATCTTTGTATATGTCAATGCCATTTACTTCTATTAAACCCTGTACCCTACTATTCTCTTTGGTATCATTCATTCTGTTTATACATCTTAAAAATGTTGATTTACCACAGCCCGAAGGGCCAATTAAAGCGGTAACAGTTTTTGATTCAATATCTGCATTTATGTTTTGTAATGCTTGAAACTCTCCATAGTAAAAGTTTAAATCTCTTATTTTAATTTGTGTTTTATTCATAATTAACCTCTTCTTTTCGCTAAGCTTTGAAATAGATAAGCAAAACCATTAAGTGCTACTATTATAATTAGTAAAACAGTTGCCGTAGCATAAGCATTTTCAATAGATACACTTTCAGAAGATAAGATATATACATGTACTGGCATTGTTCTTCCTGAGTCAAAGATAGCCGATACTGAATTTAGGGTTGAACCAAACGTTAAAAACACCGCTGCTGTTTCTCCTATAATTCTTCCCATAGCTAAAATTACACCCGTTATAATGCCAGATAAGGCAGCTGGAACAACTACTTTAACTATTGTTGTCCACTTACTAGCGCCTAAAGCTAAACTTGCATCTCTGTATGAATTTGGCACTGCTCTTATAGACTCCATAATGGTACGTGTTAATATTGGTAAGGCCATTAATGCCAAGGTAGCAGAGCCTGATAATAAGCTCCATGACCATCCAAATAGGGTAACAAACACATTAAAACCGAATAAACCAAATACTATAGAGGGTACCCCTGCAAGGGTTTCAATACCACTTACTAAAAGTCTCAATAAACGTCCTTTAGTAGCATACTCCTGTAGATAAATTGCCGCTGCAATACTGATAGGTACTGCTATTAATAAAGATGTTAATGTTAAATAAACAGTTGCCATAATAACATTGCTTATGCCACCACTTCTGCCCGCATCTATTGCTTTTTCACTTATAAATTTATAGTTAACGTATTCTAATCCACTTTTTAATACATGTGCAATTACTAAAAAGAGTGTCGCCATAACTAAAAGAATACAAACCCAAGTTATTACATCCCATATTTTTATTTTATTCATAGTAAACACCAGCTACCTTTTTCATAATTTTGTTAATCACTATATTAACAAAAATAATAATCATCATTAGTACTGCCCCACAGGCAAACAATGCCTGACGGTGTAAACCCCATGAGTAACCAATTTCAAGGGCTATATTTCCCGTTATAGTTCTAACAGGTTCTAACAATGAGGTTGGAAAAACCTTGGCATTACCTGTAACCATTAAAACTGCCATTGTTTCACCAATAGCTCTTCCAAAGCCTAGTATGAGAGCTGTAATTATACCAGGAGATGCTGCTGGCATCACAACCTTAAAAATGGTATACCATTTATCTGCACCTAAAGCATATGATCCATCTCTAAATTCCTTAGGAACTGCCCTTAAAGCATCAGTAGATATTCTTACAACAGTTGGAAGTATCATTATTGCTAAAACTATTCCTCCTGCCAAAACGCTATATCCCTGTTGACTACCTAAATACTTTCTTATTGCAGGAACTAATACTACCAGTCCCCAAAAGCCATATATAACAGAAGGAATACCTGCTAAAAGATCAACAAAGCACTGAAAAATAGTAGCTAACCTCTTAGGGCTAATCTCAGCCAGATAAATTGCACTTAATACGGCAATTGGTCCTCCAATTATTAAGGCGCATATTGTTACTGCCCCCGTACCCACAATCATTTTTAAGATACCCAGCTTTATAATATCTGAATCTGGTGACCACTGGGTTCCAAACAAGAACTTTACTACACCATACTCTGTAAATATTCTCCACCCTGCTGCGACAATAGAAACGGTTATAGCTACTACGGCAATTGCCGACAAAGAGGCACATGCCAATAATATTATTTTTATAAACTTTTCTTTCTTATTCATGAGGAAACTCCCCTATAGTAAAATCTTTTATTTAATATGGTCTTTATAATTAGCATTTCGTTAATTAGTGTTAGGCAGTTAAAGTAATTACTTTAACTGCCATTTATAAGGTAATTAAATTTAAGATAATTATTATTTAACTGCAATTACTTTGGCTTTTTCACACAATTCTTGCCCCTTATCACTCAATGTAAACTCTATAAACCACTTAGCAAGGCCTTTGGCATTACCTTTTGTGGCATAGTTAAAAGGACGAGCTACTGGGTAAGTCTCTTTTAAGATATTGGCAACCGTAGCCTCTGCATTTTCAACTATAACAGCCTTTACATTTTTATCTAGAGAACCTAAAGATATATAACCAATAGCATTTTCATCATTTTGCACAGCGGCTTTAACAGCCCCCGTAGAGCCTTGAGTTACTAAAGATGAATCAAAGTCATTTTCTTTACCTAATACAATGTCCTTAAAAGCCCCCCTTGTTCCGGAGCTGGCTTCACGATTAATTGCATTAATAGGTTTATCTGCCCCACCAAGTTCATTCCAATTTTTTATTTCACCTGTAAATATCCCGGAGATTTGCTCTATAGTTAATTGTTTAATGCTATTATTTTTATGAACCACTATTGCAATTCCATCTTTTGCAATGACTACAGGTACTAATCCGTCTTCTAGCTCTTTGCCTTTCATTTCACGTGATAAAGCACCAATATCAGCTGCACCACTTAAGGCTGCTGTACCACCAGCTGACGAGCCACCTCCCTGTACATTAACAGTAATATTGGGGTGAATTTTTTCAAATTTTTCTTTTAGTAAGTCCGACAAAGGCTGAACTGATGTAGAACCAGCAATGGTTAACGTTCCAGTAACTTTATTAACCGGAATAAGGCCAAGTGTTTCAGCTAAAAATTGACCCTCTTGAGATAAAGCAAAATCAATAAACTCTTTAGCTAAACCCTTGGGGGTACCATTTGTAGCATAATTAAAGGGGCGCGATACAGGATATGAACCACTTACAATATTTTCTATAGTTGCCTCTATCCCATTAACCTTAACTGCTTTAACAGTTGAATCTATGGAAGCTAAGGATATATAACCAATGGCATTGGGGTCGGCTTTAACAGCAGCTTTAACAGCGCCAGTAGAGCCTTGGGTTACTAAGGTAGATTCAAAATCATTTTCTTTACCTAATACAATGTCCTTAAAAGCCCCTCTTGTTCCAGAGCTGGCTTCACGATTAATTGCATTAATGGGCTTATCTGCTCCGCCAAGATCTTTCCAGCTTTTCACTTCACCAGTAAAAATACTAGCTATTTGTGCTATTGTTAAATCGTTTACACTGTTAGACTCATGGGTAACAATGGCTATGCCATCTTTAGCAATAACAATAGGCTTAAGGCCACTGTTCAGCTCTTTACTCTTTAGCTCACGAGACAAAGCACCAATGCCTGCAGCACCACTTATAGCAGCTGTACCTCCAGCAGATGAACCGCCACCCTGTACATTAACAGTGACATTAGCATGGTGTTTTTCAAATGCCTCTTTTAATAAGTCCGAAAATGGCTGAACAGACGTTGACCCAGCGGTAGTTAATGTTCCGCTTAACTCAT
This Clostridium sp. 'deep sea' DNA region includes the following protein-coding sequences:
- the pstA gene encoding phosphate ABC transporter permease PstA gives rise to the protein MNKIKIWDVITWVCILLVMATLFLVIAHVLKSGLEYVNYKFISEKAIDAGRSGGISNVIMATVYLTLTSLLIAVPISIAAAIYLQEYATKGRLLRLLVSGIETLAGVPSIVFGLFGFNVFVTLFGWSWSLLSGSATLALMALPILTRTIMESIRAVPNSYRDASLALGASKWTTIVKVVVPAALSGIITGVILAMGRIIGETAAVFLTFGSTLNSVSAIFDSGRTMPVHVYILSSESVSIENAYATATVLLIIIVALNGFAYLFQSLAKRRG
- the pstB gene encoding phosphate ABC transporter ATP-binding protein PstB, with the translated sequence MNKTQIKIRDLNFYYGEFQALQNINADIESKTVTALIGPSGCGKSTFLRCINRMNDTKENSRVQGLIEVNGIDIYKDSLDVTKLRKQIGMVFQKPNPFPMSIYDNVAYGPRVHGIKSKSKLNEFVQLSLQQAHLWDEVKDRLYKNAIGLSGGQQQRLVIARSLAVEPQILLMDEPTSALDPIATAKLEDLIQKLAKNYTVIIVTHNMQQAARVSSKTAFFLNGYMVEMNNTSKIFTSPQDQRTEDYITGRFG
- a CDS encoding phosphate ABC transporter substrate-binding protein, which produces MKRIFNLVLIIVSILVIFAGCTNNAATPANENPPNNNELSGTLTTAGSTSVQPFSDLLKEAFEKHHANVTVNVQGGGSSAGGTAAISGAAGIGALSRELKSKELNSGLKPIVIAKDGIAIVTHESNSVNDLTIAQIASIFTGEVKSWKDLGGADKPINAINREASSGTRGAFKDIVLGKENDFESTLVTQGSTGAVKAAVKADPNAIGYISLASIDSTVKAVKVNGIEATIENIVSGSYPVSRPFNYATNGTPKGLAKEFIDFALSQEGQFLAETLGLIPVNKVTGTLTIAGSTSVQPLSDLLKEKFEKIHPNITVNVQGGGSSAGGTAALSGAADIGALSREMKGKELEDGLVPVVIAKDGIAIVVHKNNSIKQLTIEQISGIFTGEIKNWNELGGADKPINAINREASSGTRGAFKDIVLGKENDFDSSLVTQGSTGAVKAAVQNDENAIGYISLGSLDKNVKAVIVENAEATVANILKETYPVARPFNYATKGNAKGLAKWFIEFTLSDKGQELCEKAKVIAVK
- the pstC gene encoding phosphate ABC transporter permease subunit PstC, encoding MNKKEKFIKIILLACASLSAIAVVAITVSIVAAGWRIFTEYGVVKFLFGTQWSPDSDIIKLGILKMIVGTGAVTICALIIGGPIAVLSAIYLAEISPKRLATIFQCFVDLLAGIPSVIYGFWGLVVLVPAIRKYLGSQQGYSVLAGGIVLAIMILPTVVRISTDALRAVPKEFRDGSYALGADKWYTIFKVVMPAASPGIITALILGFGRAIGETMAVLMVTGNAKVFPTSLLEPVRTITGNIALEIGYSWGLHRQALFACGAVLMMIIIFVNIVINKIMKKVAGVYYE
- the phoU gene encoding phosphate signaling complex protein PhoU; this translates as MTRDVFHEKLKQLFLRLLKMGTLVEETIQQSVNALASLDIDLAQKIIANDDNIDNLETQLEQECLTLLATQQPLAKDLRLIGATLKVITDLERIADHAVDISRVTINLKGQKLVKPLIDIPRMAGMAIEMLHDSLTALIEEDVDLAKKIGKKDDFIDDLNKQIFRELLLLMMSNPTIIEQATQLQLVSLYLERIGDHATNIAEWVYYISTGEKPPSKW